The Methanocaldococcus jannaschii DSM 2661 genome has a segment encoding these proteins:
- a CDS encoding protein-L-isoaspartate O-methyltransferase, with amino-acid sequence MDLEEQKKAVIEKLIREGYIKSKRVIDALLKVPREEFLPEHLKEYAYVDTPLEIGYGQTISAIHMVGMMCELLDLKPGMKVLEIGTGCGYHAAVTAEIVGEDGLVVSIERIPELAEKAERTLRKLGYDNVIVIVGDGTLGYEPLAPYDRIYTTAAGPKIPEPLIRQLKDGGKLLMPVGRYLQRLVLAEKRGDEIIIKDCGPVAFVPLVGKEGFQG; translated from the coding sequence ATGGATTTAGAAGAACAAAAGAAAGCAGTAATTGAGAAATTAATTAGGGAGGGGTATATAAAAAGTAAAAGAGTAATTGATGCTCTATTAAAAGTTCCAAGGGAGGAATTTCTTCCAGAGCATTTAAAGGAATATGCGTATGTAGATACTCCATTAGAGATTGGTTATGGGCAGACTATTTCAGCCATTCATATGGTTGGAATGATGTGTGAGCTTTTAGATTTAAAGCCAGGAATGAAAGTTTTAGAGATTGGGACTGGTTGTGGTTATCACGCGGCAGTAACTGCTGAGATTGTGGGGGAGGATGGTTTAGTTGTTAGTATTGAGAGAATTCCAGAATTGGCTGAAAAAGCAGAGAGAACTTTAAGGAAATTGGGATACGATAACGTTATTGTAATAGTGGGAGATGGAACTTTAGGGTATGAGCCATTAGCCCCTTATGATAGGATATATACAACTGCAGCAGGTCCAAAAATCCCAGAACCATTAATAAGGCAATTAAAAGATGGGGGAAAGTTATTAATGCCTGTTGGTAGGTATCTACAAAGATTAGTTTTAGCTGAAAAGAGAGGAGATGAGATAATAATAAAGGACTGTGGGCCAGTGGCATTTGTTCCTTTAGTTGGTAAAGAAGGATTCCAAGGGTAA
- a CDS encoding Tfx family DNA-binding protein, with product MVEDSFLTDTQIKVLKLRKKGLTQEEIAKMLGTSRANISMIEKRAKENIKKAYNTIKIYNRIMAPLSIEIEEGTDVLEIPDIVFKKADEEGIKVKYNTLELIELIKENASEFIEKRTVKKKFKIYILENGDLDVGGS from the coding sequence ATGGTTGAGGATTCATTCTTAACAGACACACAAATTAAGGTTTTAAAATTGAGAAAAAAAGGATTAACCCAAGAAGAAATAGCAAAAATGCTTGGAACAAGTAGAGCCAACATAAGTATGATTGAAAAAAGGGCAAAAGAAAATATAAAGAAGGCATATAACACAATAAAGATTTATAATAGGATAATGGCTCCACTATCTATTGAAATTGAAGAAGGGACTGATGTTTTAGAAATTCCAGATATTGTATTTAAAAAAGCTGATGAAGAAGGTATAAAAGTGAAATACAATACCTTAGAGCTCATTGAGCTTATAAAAGAAAATGCTTCAGAATTTATAGAAAAAAGAACAGTTAAAAAGAAATTTAAAATATACATCCTTGAAAATGGGGACTTAGATGTTGGAGGGAGCTAA
- a CDS encoding mRNA surveillance protein pelota: MKIIEEIPQKNIIKLMPENLDDLWVLYNIIEEGDKIFAVTERRVQDKGDVIRADRGAKRKMFLGIEVKNVEFDENTKRVRILGTIIHGPDDVPLGSHHTIEIKPFDELSIEKNWKKWQIERIKEAIESSKRPKVLVVVMDDEEADIFEVRDYSIKEICSIKSHTSKKLDYKINEELKKEYYHEIAKVLSEYDVDNILVAGPGFAKNSFYNFISSQYPELKNKIVVESISTTSRAGLNEVIKRGIINRIYAESRVAKETQLIEKLLEEIAKKGLAVYGIDEVKKALEYSAIDTLLVSDSLVRNHEIEKIIDTTEEMGGKVVIVSSEHDAGKQLKALGGIAGLLRFPIE, from the coding sequence ATGAAAATTATAGAAGAAATTCCACAGAAAAATATTATTAAGCTTATGCCTGAAAACTTAGATGATTTATGGGTCTTATATAACATTATTGAAGAAGGAGATAAGATATTTGCAGTTACTGAGAGAAGAGTGCAGGATAAAGGAGACGTTATTAGAGCAGACAGAGGAGCCAAAAGAAAAATGTTTTTAGGAATTGAAGTAAAAAACGTAGAATTTGATGAAAACACGAAAAGAGTTAGAATTTTAGGAACTATAATTCATGGCCCAGACGATGTTCCCCTTGGCAGTCATCATACAATTGAAATTAAACCATTTGATGAGCTTTCAATTGAAAAAAATTGGAAAAAATGGCAGATAGAGAGAATAAAGGAAGCTATTGAATCATCTAAAAGACCTAAGGTTTTAGTTGTTGTTATGGATGATGAAGAAGCAGATATCTTTGAAGTTAGAGACTACAGCATAAAAGAAATTTGCTCAATAAAATCTCACACTTCAAAAAAATTGGATTATAAAATTAACGAAGAGTTAAAAAAAGAGTATTATCATGAAATAGCTAAGGTTTTGTCAGAGTATGATGTTGATAATATTTTGGTCGCAGGGCCAGGATTTGCAAAAAATAGCTTTTATAATTTTATTTCCTCTCAATACCCAGAGCTTAAAAATAAAATAGTTGTGGAGAGCATATCAACAACCTCAAGAGCTGGATTAAATGAGGTTATTAAAAGAGGAATTATTAATAGAATATATGCTGAATCAAGGGTTGCAAAAGAAACACAATTGATAGAAAAGCTTTTGGAAGAGATTGCTAAAAAGGGATTGGCTGTTTATGGTATTGATGAAGTAAAAAAAGCTTTAGAATATTCAGCTATAGACACATTATTAGTTTCAGATAGCTTAGTAAGAAATCATGAGATAGAAAAAATAATAGATACTACTGAAGAGATGGGTGGGAAGGTAGTTATCGTTTCCTCTGAACATGATGCTGGAAAGCAATTAAAAGCCTTAGGAGGAATAGCCGGTTTATTAAGATTCCCTATTGAATAA
- a CDS encoding translin family protein yields MDELNYLINYLANKDSVREEILKLSREITRDCAMLIRKIHKSDDKDEFKDKLNEISEKIKKLNSLATFPEFVGYLSTPQQEFVEALSLYMIKFDNKIPSFKELDFIKEENYILGLADVIGELRREVLEAMKNDNLAEVERYFKFMEDLYEFLMNFDYYHVVDNLRRKQDISRGILEKTHGDIVTFIQNLKLREHLKRVQIGLSQE; encoded by the coding sequence ATGGATGAGCTAAATTATCTAATAAACTACCTTGCAAATAAAGATAGTGTTAGAGAAGAAATTTTAAAGTTATCAAGGGAAATAACAAGAGATTGTGCAATGTTAATTAGAAAAATTCACAAATCAGACGATAAAGATGAGTTTAAAGACAAATTAAATGAGATATCAGAAAAAATTAAAAAACTAAATAGTTTAGCAACATTCCCAGAGTTTGTTGGATATTTATCTACCCCTCAACAGGAATTTGTTGAGGCATTATCTTTGTATATGATAAAGTTTGATAATAAGATTCCAAGTTTCAAAGAGCTTGATTTTATTAAAGAAGAGAACTACATCTTAGGATTAGCTGATGTGATTGGAGAGTTGAGGAGAGAGGTATTAGAGGCAATGAAAAATGATAATTTAGCAGAGGTTGAAAGGTATTTCAAATTTATGGAAGATTTATATGAATTTTTAATGAACTTTGATTATTATCACGTAGTGGATAATTTGAGAAGGAAGCAGGATATTAGTAGAGGAATCTTAGAAAAAACCCATGGAGATATTGTTACTTTTATTCAAAATCTTAAGCTTAGAGAACATTTAAAAAGAGTTCAAATAGGACTTTCGCAGGAATAA
- a CDS encoding 50S ribosomal protein L3, protein MGLNINRPRRGSLAFSPRKRAKRPVPRIRSWPEEDTVRLQAFPVYKAGMSHAFIKEDNPKSPNAGQEVFTPITILEAPPINVCAIRVYGRNERNYLTTLTEVWADNLDKELERKIKLPKKEDRKTVEDLEALKDKIEDVRVLVHTNPKLTCLPKKKPEILEIRIGGKDIEERLNYAKEILGKQLNITDVFQEGELVDTIGVTKGKGFQGQVKRWGVKIQFGKHARKGVGRHVGSIGPWQPKMVMWSVPMPGQMGYHQRTEYNKRILKIGNNGDEITPKGGFLHYGVIRNNYVVLKGSVQGPAKRLIVLRRAIRPQEPLIKVPEITYISTTSKQGK, encoded by the coding sequence ATGGGGTTAAATATTAACAGACCAAGAAGAGGTTCATTAGCATTCAGTCCAAGAAAAAGAGCAAAAAGACCAGTTCCAAGAATTAGAAGCTGGCCAGAAGAGGATACAGTAAGGTTACAGGCATTTCCAGTATATAAAGCAGGAATGAGCCATGCATTTATTAAAGAAGATAATCCAAAAAGTCCAAATGCTGGACAGGAGGTATTTACTCCAATCACAATATTAGAAGCTCCACCAATCAACGTATGTGCTATAAGAGTTTATGGAAGAAATGAAAGAAACTACTTAACAACATTAACAGAAGTTTGGGCAGACAACTTAGACAAAGAATTAGAAAGAAAAATTAAACTCCCTAAAAAAGAAGACAGAAAGACCGTTGAAGATTTAGAAGCATTAAAAGACAAAATTGAAGATGTTAGAGTTCTCGTTCATACAAATCCAAAATTAACATGCCTTCCAAAGAAAAAACCAGAAATCTTAGAAATTAGAATTGGAGGAAAAGATATTGAAGAAAGATTAAACTACGCTAAAGAGATTTTAGGTAAGCAGTTAAACATTACAGATGTCTTCCAAGAAGGAGAGTTAGTCGATACAATTGGAGTTACAAAAGGTAAAGGATTCCAAGGACAAGTTAAAAGATGGGGAGTTAAAATACAATTTGGTAAGCACGCAAGAAAAGGAGTAGGAAGACACGTTGGTTCTATTGGTCCATGGCAACCAAAGATGGTTATGTGGAGTGTTCCAATGCCAGGTCAAATGGGATACCACCAAAGAACTGAATACAACAAGAGAATATTAAAGATTGGAAACAATGGGGATGAAATTACACCAAAAGGTGGATTCTTACACTACGGGGTTATAAGAAACAACTATGTTGTATTAAAAGGTTCAGTTCAAGGGCCTGCAAAGAGATTAATTGTATTAAGAAGAGCTATAAGACCACAGGAGCCATTAATCAAAGTACCTGAAATTACATACATAAGTACAACATCAAAGCAAGGTAAGTAA